Proteins encoded within one genomic window of Acidobacteriota bacterium:
- a CDS encoding tetratricopeptide repeat protein — MKHRLLVKRRHWLPVPILLAHLAVVVTASGQSSGQEVERIIELIDSGRHQLAVAAAQEVLDRDPRLAMAHALQGYALESLGRIAPAESAYGRAIESDESILLPRLRLGILRGKQRKFAPCIALLEPVLQRIKEDPEALFYLSRSYLETGRGEDGLQIAGEIQSNHPGNGRALLSLASLLMSKGYWERAEHLLRLPEVIQADSYSASHGLGVTLFQLGRSEEAVRALDRASALNPNSVKTRMALGIALLKMGERPRAEEILRSVLALNPIHAQGSFLLGQLLLEQGRHEESLQFLRKAAELAPNNPEYSFELVEAYHLKGDARAAVDHARRLVRRFPDHPGSYLNLGTGLKLDGRFDEAKPLFERSLELATDAESAANRDLWAQAAFHLASILRKEGAFRKSIELLSQVVKERPEPAALLELSHGHIQNGDPEKALPLMEQAMSLDRGNPEPRFVHATALLKLGRIEEARNGFEIFERLQSARREKKNPVVRK, encoded by the coding sequence GTGAAACATCGTCTCCTGGTCAAGCGGCGGCACTGGCTGCCCGTTCCAATCTTGCTTGCGCATTTGGCCGTCGTCGTCACGGCCTCAGGTCAATCTTCTGGGCAAGAGGTCGAAAGGATCATCGAGCTGATCGATAGCGGCCGGCATCAACTGGCCGTTGCGGCGGCTCAGGAGGTCCTTGACCGGGACCCTCGCCTGGCCATGGCTCATGCCCTGCAGGGATACGCTTTGGAATCGCTTGGCCGGATTGCGCCGGCGGAAAGCGCCTACGGGCGCGCCATCGAGTCGGACGAATCCATCCTGCTGCCGCGCCTTCGGCTGGGGATTCTCCGTGGCAAACAGCGCAAGTTCGCGCCGTGCATCGCTCTTCTGGAACCCGTCCTGCAGCGGATCAAGGAGGATCCGGAGGCCCTCTTCTACCTGAGTAGATCCTACCTGGAGACTGGACGCGGCGAAGACGGCCTTCAAATCGCGGGTGAGATCCAGTCGAACCATCCGGGAAATGGCCGGGCCCTTCTCTCTCTCGCCAGTCTGTTGATGTCAAAGGGATATTGGGAAAGGGCGGAACATTTGCTGAGGCTGCCGGAGGTGATCCAAGCCGATTCCTATTCGGCGAGTCACGGGCTTGGGGTGACTCTCTTTCAACTCGGCCGTTCGGAAGAGGCGGTTCGGGCGCTTGACCGGGCGTCGGCCCTCAATCCAAATTCCGTAAAAACTCGAATGGCACTGGGCATTGCACTTCTGAAGATGGGCGAGCGGCCAAGAGCCGAGGAGATTTTAAGGTCGGTCCTGGCCCTCAACCCAATTCATGCTCAAGGCTCTTTTCTTTTGGGTCAGCTTTTGCTTGAGCAGGGACGTCATGAGGAGAGCCTTCAATTCCTCCGCAAGGCAGCGGAGTTGGCTCCCAACAATCCTGAATATTCGTTCGAGCTGGTCGAGGCCTATCACCTCAAGGGGGACGCCCGAGCCGCCGTTGACCACGCCCGGCGATTGGTCAGGCGTTTCCCTGATCATCCCGGCTCCTACTTGAATCTGGGGACAGGGCTCAAGTTGGACGGAAGATTCGATGAGGCCAAGCCCCTGTTCGAACGATCTCTTGAATTGGCTACCGATGCGGAATCGGCCGCCAATCGGGACTTGTGGGCTCAGGCTGCATTTCATTTGGCGTCGATTCTGCGAAAAGAAGGAGCGTTTCGTAAATCGATCGAGCTTTTGAGCCAGGTTGTCAAGGAACGGCCTGAACCGGCGGCTCTCCTCGAACTCAGCCATGGTCACATTCAGAATGGCGATCCGGAAAAAGCTCTTCCGTTGATGGAACAGGCCATGAGTCTCGACCGCGGCAACCCGGAACCGAGATTCGTACACGCTACGGCCCTGTTGAAGCTCGGTCGAATCGAAGAGGCACGCAATGGATTCGAAATTTTCGAGCGTCTGCAAAGCGCGCGAAGGGAAAAGAAAAATCCTGTGGTCAGGAAATGA
- a CDS encoding DUF4838 domain-containing protein, giving the protein MKYYAALTLLVLVTTTCRIATGPSSAPDLILAQGGVSELKIVVSPAAEAPARFAAEELQRYLSRISSLEMPITTGPERGPSIRVGLDDEGRVHDSLRGRPEDSFLVRVDEGTLHLGGNTPRGTLYAVYYFLERYLDCGWIKPGEDVVPKRDSIVLAGDTRDIQSPDFSHRSVNLYPFIADRNLRNVDWAAKNRLNWIHACANSSRLWEDLNSRTELVPEIEKRGLLINYGGHTFHKWVPPARYFSDHPEYFSLLDGKRDSRQLCVSNEEVAEVAAQNINSFLDQNPEIDMVDVWLSDVIEWCECGPCEEMEGGKRISVFDLRGSVESRSDSNIMFINRIAEGVAARHPEVLVQTLAYFMLMDAPLRVTPAPNVMVGFAPIMRQPSQKVINRTGYWYAIYDPRHEVNRSRLREIRKWLEIIDPKRFFTYEYYSHFSTALAMIKQETTAENLEAKLIDPSQRTFHVYSDTVAKDIWYYTQIGMEGLGSEEWDWNEINMYLYPRLLWDPGRSSVSLLEEYCNRAYGQAAEPMTLHWLILQESRENYPAEKSRCLALLDQAEQLTQDGDVLRRIGELREIWSHIPSG; this is encoded by the coding sequence ATGAAGTACTACGCCGCGTTGACTCTGTTGGTTCTTGTCACAACCACCTGCAGGATCGCCACGGGTCCATCGTCGGCGCCTGACTTGATCTTAGCGCAAGGCGGCGTATCGGAGTTGAAGATCGTCGTTTCACCCGCTGCCGAAGCGCCCGCACGGTTCGCCGCCGAGGAGCTCCAGCGCTACCTGTCCCGGATCTCGTCCCTGGAAATGCCCATCACGACCGGTCCGGAACGGGGCCCGTCCATTCGAGTTGGCCTCGATGACGAGGGGAGAGTCCACGACTCTCTCCGGGGCCGGCCTGAGGACTCTTTTCTGGTTCGGGTCGACGAAGGAACACTTCATCTGGGCGGGAACACTCCGCGAGGCACGCTCTACGCAGTCTACTATTTCCTGGAGAGGTATCTGGATTGCGGCTGGATCAAGCCCGGTGAAGACGTCGTCCCGAAACGGGATTCCATTGTATTGGCGGGGGATACCCGGGATATCCAGAGCCCGGATTTCAGTCACCGGAGCGTCAACCTCTATCCCTTTATCGCGGACCGGAATCTTCGCAACGTCGATTGGGCCGCCAAGAACCGTCTCAACTGGATTCACGCCTGCGCCAACAGTTCCCGACTTTGGGAGGATCTCAACAGCCGCACCGAGCTGGTGCCCGAAATTGAGAAACGGGGACTGTTGATCAACTATGGCGGCCACACCTTCCACAAGTGGGTCCCGCCCGCCCGATACTTCAGCGACCACCCGGAGTACTTCAGCTTGCTGGATGGGAAGCGGGACAGCCGGCAGCTCTGCGTCTCGAATGAGGAGGTTGCGGAAGTCGCAGCCCAAAATATCAATTCATTCCTGGATCAGAACCCTGAAATAGACATGGTCGACGTGTGGCTGAGCGATGTCATTGAGTGGTGCGAGTGCGGGCCATGCGAGGAGATGGAAGGGGGCAAGAGGATCAGCGTTTTCGACCTTCGTGGATCTGTCGAGAGTCGTTCCGACTCGAACATCATGTTTATCAACCGAATCGCAGAAGGAGTTGCCGCCCGGCACCCCGAAGTGCTGGTCCAGACGCTGGCCTATTTCATGCTCATGGACGCGCCCCTAAGAGTCACCCCGGCCCCCAATGTCATGGTCGGTTTTGCGCCGATCATGAGGCAACCATCGCAGAAAGTGATTAACCGAACCGGTTACTGGTACGCGATTTACGATCCTCGTCACGAGGTCAACCGTTCCCGGCTGCGGGAGATCAGGAAATGGCTCGAGATCATCGATCCAAAGCGTTTCTTTACCTACGAGTACTACTCCCATTTCAGCACGGCCTTGGCCATGATCAAGCAGGAAACGACCGCTGAGAACCTGGAAGCCAAGCTCATCGATCCAAGCCAAAGGACGTTTCACGTTTACTCGGATACGGTCGCCAAGGACATCTGGTACTACACCCAGATCGGAATGGAAGGACTCGGCTCGGAGGAATGGGACTGGAACGAGATCAATATGTACCTCTACCCCAGGCTGCTGTGGGATCCAGGGCGGTCCTCGGTCTCTCTATTGGAGGAGTACTGCAACCGCGCCTACGGCCAAGCGGCTGAGCCAATGACCCTGCACTGGCTGATTCTGCAGGAATCACGGGAGAATTATCCTGCCGAAAAGAGTCGTTGCCTGGCGTTGCTGGATCAAGCGGAGCAACTGACGCAGGACGGTGACGTGCTGCGGCGCATTGGCGAACTCCGCGAGATTTGGAGCCACATTCCGAGCGGGTGA
- a CDS encoding Gfo/Idh/MocA family oxidoreductase encodes MRLGIIGYGYTGKQHARALEQIDSASLAGVAETSPERRSECTVKSFDDYRALLDDPTIDAVTVCLPHSAHQPIASAALKADKHVLVEKPLALTVEAGEQLCELAKRNSLVLMVEMTHRFMPPVVEARELISKGLIGNVLAVDDLLLENVGLFGSLPSWMFKRAEAGGGVGLTSGVHLLDHVSWLTGQNLSLESACFGYSQGMGNVEDTAAFFLRLENGAPVHIALSWRPGGPGIEGELRIFGEKGTLVVQPWNGWKLRGTDEEKENVSFSSQATIAERALVGMRGALSEFVRAVQEGREPDPRPELALRSQRIIEQAYRMFSS; translated from the coding sequence ATGAGGCTCGGCATCATCGGATACGGCTATACGGGCAAGCAACACGCCCGGGCCTTGGAACAGATCGATTCCGCCTCCCTGGCAGGTGTCGCGGAGACCAGTCCTGAGAGACGGTCGGAGTGCACCGTCAAATCATTTGACGACTATCGAGCTCTGCTCGACGACCCCACCATCGACGCCGTCACCGTCTGCCTACCCCATTCGGCCCACCAACCGATTGCATCCGCTGCCCTGAAGGCAGACAAACATGTGCTGGTAGAAAAGCCTTTAGCCCTCACGGTTGAAGCCGGCGAGCAGCTTTGTGAGTTGGCCAAGCGGAACTCCCTGGTCCTGATGGTCGAAATGACCCATCGTTTCATGCCTCCGGTCGTGGAAGCCCGGGAGTTGATCTCCAAGGGACTGATCGGAAACGTGCTGGCCGTCGATGACCTTTTGCTTGAAAACGTCGGGTTGTTCGGTTCGCTGCCGTCATGGATGTTCAAGCGGGCAGAGGCCGGAGGCGGCGTGGGCCTGACCAGCGGTGTGCATCTGCTCGACCACGTGAGCTGGTTGACCGGCCAGAATCTCAGTTTGGAGTCCGCCTGTTTCGGATATTCGCAAGGTATGGGAAATGTGGAAGATACGGCAGCCTTTTTCCTGCGCCTCGAGAATGGCGCTCCCGTTCATATTGCCCTGTCCTGGCGTCCGGGTGGTCCCGGAATCGAAGGAGAACTACGGATTTTCGGCGAGAAGGGCACTCTTGTGGTCCAGCCCTGGAATGGATGGAAGTTGCGTGGCACCGACGAGGAGAAAGAAAACGTTTCCTTTTCGAGCCAGGCAACCATCGCCGAACGTGCCCTTGTCGGCATGCGTGGGGCTCTGAGCGAGTTCGTCCGCGCCGTGCAGGAGGGACGTGAACCGGATCCCCGTCCGGAACTGGCCCTTCGCAGTCAGAGGATCATCGAACAGGCTTACCGGATGTTCAGCAGCTAA